From the Phorcysia thermohydrogeniphila genome, the window GCTGTTCTGCTTGCGGCTGGAGCTCCCGGAAAGCGCTTTGCCCTCCCCCACGCAAGGATAATGATTCATCAGCCCTTGGGAGGTTTCCAAGGACAGGCAACTGACATAGAAATCCACGCCAAAGAGATACTCAGACTTAAGAAAATCCTGAACGAAATCCTCTCAAAGCACACCGGCCAGCCCATAGAGAAAATAGAGAAGGACACCGACAGGGACTTCTTCATGAGCGCAGAAGAAGCCAAAGAGTACGGACTCATTGACAAAGTCCTTACAAAGAGGGGTAAATAGCCTTGGTAAAGGGACGCTTCCCCTTAGATAGGGTTGAAGAGGCCATTGAGGATATAAGAAACGGAAAGATGGTGGTCGTCGTTGACGACCCCAACAGGGAAAACGAAGGGGACTTAGTTATAGCGGCTGAAAAGGTTACCCCAGAGGCCATAAACTTCATGGCAAAGTACGGAAGAGGTTTAATTTGCCTTGCCCTTCCAGAAGAGCGGTGCGACGAGCTCGGATTTGAGCCGATGACGCTAAGGCCTTCCGACCCAAAAGAAACCGCCTTCTGCGTTTCCGTTGACGCCCACCCAAAGTTTGGAACAACAACAGGGATATCGGCATACGACAGAGCCACAACGATTTTAAGAGCAATATCTCCAGACGCAAAGCCGGAAGACTTCGTAAAGCCCGGCCACGTTTTTCCTTTACGGGCAAGGAAGGGAGGCGTCCTTAAACGTTCCGGACACACAGAAGCTGCCGTTGACCTTGCACGCCTTGCAGGCCTTTACCCTGCCGGCGTGATATGCGAGATAATGGACGACGACGGAACGATGATGCGCCTCCCCAAGCTCATAGACTATGCAAGGGAGCACGGCCTCAAGATTATCTCCATAGCCGACCTCATTGAATACAGGATGAAGAGCGAAAGCCTCATAAAGAGGGAGGCAGAGGCCAACCTACCAACCGCCTACGGAACTTGGAAGATATACGCCTACACGTCCCTCGTTGACAACAAGGAACACGTAGCCCTCGTTATGGGAGAAATAAAAGAGGACGAACCCGTTTTAGTTAGAGTCCACTCAGAGTGTCTCACCGGCGACGTTTTTGGCTCTCTGAAGTGTGACTGCCGTTCACAGCTTCACAAGGCTATGGAAATGATTGCGAAAGAAGGAAAAGGAGTCATTGTTTACCTGAGACAGGAAGGTAGAGGTATAGGCCTCGTAAACAAAATAAAGGCTTACCACCTTCAGGACCACGGATTTGATACGGTAGAGGCCAATAAAAAGCTCGGATTTCCTCCGGATATGAGAGATTTTGGAATCGGAGCTCAGATACTTAGAGACCTCGGCGTAAGGAAGATGAGGCTAATGACGAACAACCCGAGGAAGCTCATAGGACTTGAAGGTTACGGGCTTGAAGTTGTAGAGAGAGTTCCC encodes:
- a CDS encoding bifunctional 3,4-dihydroxy-2-butanone-4-phosphate synthase/GTP cyclohydrolase II, yielding MVKGRFPLDRVEEAIEDIRNGKMVVVVDDPNRENEGDLVIAAEKVTPEAINFMAKYGRGLICLALPEERCDELGFEPMTLRPSDPKETAFCVSVDAHPKFGTTTGISAYDRATTILRAISPDAKPEDFVKPGHVFPLRARKGGVLKRSGHTEAAVDLARLAGLYPAGVICEIMDDDGTMMRLPKLIDYAREHGLKIISIADLIEYRMKSESLIKREAEANLPTAYGTWKIYAYTSLVDNKEHVALVMGEIKEDEPVLVRVHSECLTGDVFGSLKCDCRSQLHKAMEMIAKEGKGVIVYLRQEGRGIGLVNKIKAYHLQDHGFDTVEANKKLGFPPDMRDFGIGAQILRDLGVRKMRLMTNNPRKLIGLEGYGLEVVERVPIEVGICKYNVNYLKTKKEKLGHMLNLGNLEGNDGGEGNTT